In Mus caroli chromosome 9, CAROLI_EIJ_v1.1, whole genome shotgun sequence, a single window of DNA contains:
- the Rassf1 gene encoding ras association domain-containing protein 1 isoform X1 — protein sequence MSAEPELIELRELAPSGRIGPGRTRLERANALRIAPGTTRNPSQQHVPGRGHRFQPAGPTTHTWCDLCGDFIWGVVRKGLQCAHCKFTCHYRCRALVCLDCCGPRDLGWDSALERDTNVDEAVERETPDLSQAETEQKIKDYNGQINSNLFMSLNKDGSYTGFIKVQLKLVRPVSVPSSKKPPSLQDARRGTGRSTAVKRRTSFYLPKDAIKHLHVLSRTRAREVIEALLRKFMVVDDPRKFALFERTERHGQVYLRKLSDDEQPLKLRLLAGPSEKALSFVLKENDSGEVNWDAFSMPELHNFLRILQREEEEHLRQILQKYSRCRQKIQEALHACPLG from the exons ATGTCGGCGGAGCCAGAACTCATTGAACTACGCGAGCTGGCACCGTCCGGGCGCATCGGTCCAGGCCGTACCCGGCTGGAGCGTGCCAACGCTCTGCGCATCGCCCCGGGTACAACACGCAATCCGTCACAGCAGCACGTCCCGGGTCGTGGCCACCGTTTCCAGCCTGCAGGGCCCACCACGCACACGTGGTGCGACCTCTGTGGAGACTTCATCTGGGGCGTCGTGCGCAAGGGCCTACAGTGCGCGC ACTGCAAGTTCACCTGCCACTACCGTTGTCGCGCGCTCGTCTGCTTGGACTGCTGCGGGCCCCGAGACCTGGGCTGGGACTCTGCACTAGAGCGGGACACGAACGTG GATGAGGCTGTAGAGCGGGAGACACCCGATCTTTCTCAAGCTGAGACTGAGCAGAAAATCAAGGACTACAATGGCCAGATCAACAGCAACCTCTTCATGAGCCTG aataAGGATGGCTCCTACACAGGCTTCATCAAGGTTCAGCTGAAACTAGTGCGTCCTGTTTCAGTGCCTTCCAGCAAGAAACCACCTTCCTTACAGGACGCCCGGAGAGGTACGGGGCGGAGCACAGCCGTGAAGCGCCGCACCTCTTTTTACTTGCCTAAGGATGCTATTAAGCATCTGCATGTTCTATCACGAACGCGGGCACGTGAGGTCATTGAGGCCCTGCTTCGAAAATTCATGGTCGTAGATGATCCTCGCAAGTTTGCACTCTTTGAGCGAACTGAACGGCATGGCCAAG TATACCTCCGGAAGCTGTCGGATGACGAGCAGCCCTTGAAGCTGCGGCTTCTTGCAGGGCCCAGTGAAAAAGCCCTGAGCTTTGTCCTGAAGGAGAATGACTCGGGAGAGGTGAAC TGGGATGCCTTCAGCATGCCTGAACTGCACAATTTCCTACGCATCCTGCAGCGGGAAGAAGAGGAACACCTTCGCCAGATCCTGCAGAAGTATTCTCGTTGTCGCCAGAAGATCCAGGAGGCTCTGCACGCCTGTCCTTTGGGGTGA
- the Zmynd10 gene encoding zinc finger MYND domain-containing protein 10 isoform X2 produces the protein MQAILDATVSQAEPIQELLVTHGKIPTLVEELIAVEMWKQKVFPVLCRLEDFKPQNTFPIYMVVHHEASIINLLETVFFHKEVCESADDKVLDLVDYCHRKLILLVARKGGGDLSEEERFQDSTPMQELQKQAEMMEFEISLKALSVLRYITDCVDSLSLSTLNRMLRTHNLPCLLVELLEHSPWSRRVGGKLQHFESGQWQTVAPSEQQKLNKLDGQVWIALYNLLLSPEARARYCLTSFAKGQLLKLQAFLTDTLLDQLPNLADLKGFLAHLALAETQPPKKDLVLEQIPEIWDRLERENKGKWQAIAKHQLQHVFSLSEKDLRQQAQRWAETYRLDVLEAVAPEKPRCGYCNAEASKRCSRCQNVWYCCRECQVKHWEKHGKTCVLAAQGDRAK, from the exons ATCCCAACGCTGGTGGAGGAGCTGATTGCGGTGGAGATGTGGAAACAGAAGGTTTTCCCTGTGCTGTGCCGGCTGGAGGACTTCAAGCCCCAGAATACCTTCCCCATATACATGGTG GTACACCATGAGGCCTCCATCATCAATCTCCTAGAGACAGTATTCTTCCACAAG GAGGTGTGTGAGTCAGCAGATGACAAGGTCTTGGACCTAGTAGACTATTGCCACCGCAAGCTGATACTGCTAGTGGCCCGGAAAGGCGGCGGTGACCTGTCTGAAGAAGAACGGTTCCAGGACAGTACCCCTATGCAA GAGCTGCAGAAGCAGGCGGAGATGATGGAATTTGAGATCTCCCTGAAAGCCCTCTCCGTGCTTCGCTACATCACAGACTGCGTGGATAG CCTTTCCCTGAGCACACTGAACCGCATGCTCAGGACTCACAACTTGCCCTGCCTCTTGGTGGAACTGCTGGAACACAGTCCCTGGAGCCGGCGGGTAGGAG gAAAGCTGCAGCATTTTGAGAGTGGCCAATGGCAGACGGTGGCCCCCTCAGAGCAGCAAAAACTGAATAAACTGGATGGGCAAGTATGGATCGCCCTGTACAATCTACTGCTCAGCCCTGAGGCCCGAGCCCGTTACTGCCTTACAAGCTTTGCCAAGGGACAGCTGCTTAAG CTTCAGGCCTTCCTCACAGACACACTACTCGACCAGTTGCCCAATCTTGCCGATCTGAAGGGTTTCCTGGCCCACCTGGCCCTGGCTGAAACCCAGCCCCCTAAGAAGGACCTAGTGTTAGAACAG ATCCCAGAAATCTGGGATCGGCTGGAGCGAGAGAACAAAGGGAAATGGCAGGCTATTGCCAAGCACCAGCTTCAGCACGTATTCAGCCTCTCGGAGAAGGATCTTCGTCAACAAGCACAGAG GTGGGCTGAAACCTACAGGCTGGATGTCCTAGAGGCAGTAGCTCCGGAGAAGCCCCGCTGCGGCTACTGCAACGCAGAGGCCTCCAAGCGCTGCTCCAGATGCCAGAATGTGTGGTATTGCTGCAG GGAGTGTCAAGTCAAGCACTGGGAGAAGCACGGAAAGACATGTGTTCTAGCAGCCCAAGGTGACAGAGCCAAGTGA
- the Rassf1 gene encoding ras association domain-containing protein 1 isoform X2, producing MGEAETPSFEMTWSSTTSSGYCSQEDSDSELEQYFTARTSLVRRPRRDQDEAVERETPDLSQAETEQKIKDYNGQINSNLFMSLNKDGSYTGFIKVQLKLVRPVSVPSSKKPPSLQDARRGTGRSTAVKRRTSFYLPKDAIKHLHVLSRTRAREVIEALLRKFMVVDDPRKFALFERTERHGQVYLRKLSDDEQPLKLRLLAGPSEKALSFVLKENDSGEVNWDAFSMPELHNFLRILQREEEEHLRQILQKYSRCRQKIQEALHACPLG from the exons ATGGGCGAGGCTGAAACACCTTCCTTCGAAATGACCTGGAGCAGCACGACCAGCAGTGGCTACTGCAGCCAGGAGGACTCGGACTCGGAGCTCGAGCAGTACTTCACGGCGCGTACCTCGCTGGTCCGCAGGCCGCGCCGGGACCAG GATGAGGCTGTAGAGCGGGAGACACCCGATCTTTCTCAAGCTGAGACTGAGCAGAAAATCAAGGACTACAATGGCCAGATCAACAGCAACCTCTTCATGAGCCTG aataAGGATGGCTCCTACACAGGCTTCATCAAGGTTCAGCTGAAACTAGTGCGTCCTGTTTCAGTGCCTTCCAGCAAGAAACCACCTTCCTTACAGGACGCCCGGAGAGGTACGGGGCGGAGCACAGCCGTGAAGCGCCGCACCTCTTTTTACTTGCCTAAGGATGCTATTAAGCATCTGCATGTTCTATCACGAACGCGGGCACGTGAGGTCATTGAGGCCCTGCTTCGAAAATTCATGGTCGTAGATGATCCTCGCAAGTTTGCACTCTTTGAGCGAACTGAACGGCATGGCCAAG TATACCTCCGGAAGCTGTCGGATGACGAGCAGCCCTTGAAGCTGCGGCTTCTTGCAGGGCCCAGTGAAAAAGCCCTGAGCTTTGTCCTGAAGGAGAATGACTCGGGAGAGGTGAAC TGGGATGCCTTCAGCATGCCTGAACTGCACAATTTCCTACGCATCCTGCAGCGGGAAGAAGAGGAACACCTTCGCCAGATCCTGCAGAAGTATTCTCGTTGTCGCCAGAAGATCCAGGAGGCTCTGCACGCCTGTCCTTTGGGGTGA
- the Zmynd10 gene encoding zinc finger MYND domain-containing protein 10 isoform X3, protein MWKQKVFPVLCRLEDFKPQNTFPIYMVVHHEASIINLLETVFFHKEVCESADDKVLDLVDYCHRKLILLVARKGGGDLSEEERFQDSTPMQELQKQAEMMEFEISLKALSVLRYITDCVDSLSLSTLNRMLRTHNLPCLLVELLEHSPWSRRVGGKLQHFESGQWQTVAPSEQQKLNKLDGQVWIALYNLLLSPEARARYCLTSFAKGQLLKLQAFLTDTLLDQLPNLADLKGFLAHLALAETQPPKKDLVLEQIPEIWDRLERENKGKWQAIAKHQLQHVFSLSEKDLRQQAQRWAETYRLDVLEAVAPEKPRCGYCNAEASKRCSRCQNVWYCCRECQVKHWEKHGKTCVLAAQGDRAK, encoded by the exons ATGTGGAAACAGAAGGTTTTCCCTGTGCTGTGCCGGCTGGAGGACTTCAAGCCCCAGAATACCTTCCCCATATACATGGTG GTACACCATGAGGCCTCCATCATCAATCTCCTAGAGACAGTATTCTTCCACAAG GAGGTGTGTGAGTCAGCAGATGACAAGGTCTTGGACCTAGTAGACTATTGCCACCGCAAGCTGATACTGCTAGTGGCCCGGAAAGGCGGCGGTGACCTGTCTGAAGAAGAACGGTTCCAGGACAGTACCCCTATGCAA GAGCTGCAGAAGCAGGCGGAGATGATGGAATTTGAGATCTCCCTGAAAGCCCTCTCCGTGCTTCGCTACATCACAGACTGCGTGGATAG CCTTTCCCTGAGCACACTGAACCGCATGCTCAGGACTCACAACTTGCCCTGCCTCTTGGTGGAACTGCTGGAACACAGTCCCTGGAGCCGGCGGGTAGGAG gAAAGCTGCAGCATTTTGAGAGTGGCCAATGGCAGACGGTGGCCCCCTCAGAGCAGCAAAAACTGAATAAACTGGATGGGCAAGTATGGATCGCCCTGTACAATCTACTGCTCAGCCCTGAGGCCCGAGCCCGTTACTGCCTTACAAGCTTTGCCAAGGGACAGCTGCTTAAG CTTCAGGCCTTCCTCACAGACACACTACTCGACCAGTTGCCCAATCTTGCCGATCTGAAGGGTTTCCTGGCCCACCTGGCCCTGGCTGAAACCCAGCCCCCTAAGAAGGACCTAGTGTTAGAACAG ATCCCAGAAATCTGGGATCGGCTGGAGCGAGAGAACAAAGGGAAATGGCAGGCTATTGCCAAGCACCAGCTTCAGCACGTATTCAGCCTCTCGGAGAAGGATCTTCGTCAACAAGCACAGAG GTGGGCTGAAACCTACAGGCTGGATGTCCTAGAGGCAGTAGCTCCGGAGAAGCCCCGCTGCGGCTACTGCAACGCAGAGGCCTCCAAGCGCTGCTCCAGATGCCAGAATGTGTGGTATTGCTGCAG GGAGTGTCAAGTCAAGCACTGGGAGAAGCACGGAAAGACATGTGTTCTAGCAGCCCAAGGTGACAGAGCCAAGTGA